From the genome of Vicia villosa cultivar HV-30 ecotype Madison, WI linkage group LG2, Vvil1.0, whole genome shotgun sequence, one region includes:
- the LOC131646924 gene encoding uncharacterized protein LOC131646924 — MFLAKGFGRTFFAAAARSKHCSTTAAAASGSVARNPLPDFFEADRSLENDKPVVYGRSWKASELRLKSWDDLHKLWYVLLKEKNMLMTQRQMLHSQNLRFHNPERLPKVRKSMCRIKHVLTERAIEEPDPRRSAEMKKMINGL; from the exons ATGTTTTTGGCAAAAGGATTTGGACGAACATTCTTTGCTGCTGCTGCCAGATCAAAACATTGTTCCACTACAGCTGCTGCTGCCAGTGGTAGTGTAGCGCGTAACCCTCTTCCGGACTTCTTTGAGGCCGACAGGAGCCTTGAAAATGATAAACCAGTTGTTTATG GTCGGAGTTGGAAGGCTTCTGAATTGCGTCTGAAATCTTGGGATGACCTTCATAAACTGTGGTATGTGTTGTTGAAGGAAAAGAACATGTTGATGACTCAGCGTCAaatgcttcattctcagaatttgcGTTTTCATAACCCAGAGCGCTTACCTAAG GTGAGAAAGTCAATGTGTCGCATCAAACACGTGCTTACCGAGAGAGCAATTGAAGAGCCAGATCCCAGAAGGTCTGCTGAGATGAAGAAAATGATAAATGGTCTTTGA